In Pseudonocardia sp. C8, one genomic interval encodes:
- a CDS encoding glutamate ABC transporter substrate-binding protein produces the protein MKRTRMLVAAALAAALALAGCGQEGAPGAEGSGYEPTVAQNVQVAGSPTFDKMKQRGRVIIGVKDDQPGLGFRDATTGQFSGFDIDVAKMVAGGLGFAPDQIDWKVVPSAAREDVIERGEVDYYVGTYTINDKRKQRVGFAGPYYTAGQSLLVRKDENQITGPQTLQGKTVCSVTGSTPIQRVRDQKLTGNVVEFQTYTQCVDQLINGQVDAVTTDDAILLGYASQNPDQLKVVGEPFSEEPYGIGVPRGDTAFRNKVNDILEAAINDGTWKRIYDGTLGKSGSPADPPQVERY, from the coding sequence ATGAAGAGAACCCGCATGCTGGTGGCGGCCGCCCTGGCCGCCGCGCTGGCGCTGGCCGGTTGCGGCCAGGAGGGCGCGCCCGGCGCGGAGGGGTCCGGCTACGAGCCGACCGTCGCGCAGAACGTCCAGGTGGCCGGCTCGCCGACCTTCGACAAGATGAAGCAGCGCGGCCGCGTGATCATCGGCGTCAAGGACGACCAGCCCGGTCTCGGCTTCCGCGACGCCACGACCGGCCAGTTCTCCGGCTTCGACATCGACGTCGCGAAGATGGTCGCCGGCGGCCTCGGCTTCGCCCCGGACCAGATCGACTGGAAGGTCGTCCCCTCCGCCGCCCGCGAGGACGTGATCGAGCGCGGCGAGGTCGACTACTACGTCGGCACCTACACCATCAACGACAAGCGCAAGCAGCGCGTCGGGTTCGCCGGCCCGTACTACACCGCCGGCCAGAGCCTGCTGGTCCGCAAGGACGAGAACCAGATCACCGGCCCGCAGACCCTGCAGGGCAAGACGGTCTGCTCGGTGACCGGGTCGACCCCGATCCAGCGGGTCCGGGACCAGAAGCTGACCGGCAACGTCGTCGAGTTCCAGACCTACACCCAGTGCGTCGACCAGCTGATCAACGGCCAGGTCGACGCCGTCACCACCGACGACGCGATCCTGCTCGGCTACGCCTCGCAGAACCCCGACCAGCTCAAGGTCGTCGGCGAGCCGTTCTCCGAGGAGCCCTACGGCATCGGCGTCCCGCGCGGCGACACCGCCTTCCGGAACAAGGTGAACGACATCCTCGAGGCCGCCATCAACGACGGCACCTGGAAGCGGATCTACGACGGCACGCTGGGCAAGTCCGGCAGCCCGGCCGACCCGCCGCAGGTCGAGCGCTACTGA
- the miaB gene encoding tRNA (N6-isopentenyl adenosine(37)-C2)-methylthiotransferase MiaB: MRPRPTGAARVGTGAYPRSVSRSYTVRTYGCQMNVHDTERMAGLLEEAGYARAEDPDTADVVVFNTCAVRENADNKLYGNLGHLRPRKQANPDMQIAVGGCLAQKDRDTITRKAPWVDVVFGTHNVHALPTLLERARHNETAQVEIAEALEVFPSTLPARRESAYAGWVSISVGCNNTCTFCIVPSLRGKERDRRPGDVLAEVEALAADGVLEVTLLGQNVNAYGSDFGDREAFSKLLRACGDVPGLERVRFTSPHPRDFTSDVIAAMAGTPNVCPQLHMPLQSGSDDVLRRMRRSYRSSRFLRILADVRAAIPHAAISTDIIVGFPGETEEDFQATLDVVAESRFAQAFTFQYSPRPGTPAAEMDGQLPKQVVQERYERLVALQEEISWAENRKQEGTEVELLVSTGEGRKDDATRRLTGRARDGRLVHFAPGGTGGIRPGDLVTVRIDYGAPHHLVADGGVLTHRRTRAGDAAEAGDRPTGAPTTLGLPAFGKPAAAPEPVSPCAVPGGAR, from the coding sequence ATGCGGCCCCGCCCCACCGGTGCGGCACGGGTCGGGACCGGCGCCTACCCTCGGAGTGTGAGCCGCAGCTACACCGTGCGCACCTACGGGTGCCAGATGAACGTGCACGACACGGAGCGGATGGCCGGTCTGCTCGAGGAAGCGGGTTACGCCCGGGCCGAGGACCCGGACACCGCCGACGTCGTCGTGTTCAACACCTGCGCGGTGCGCGAGAACGCGGACAACAAGCTCTACGGCAACCTCGGCCACCTCCGGCCGCGCAAGCAGGCCAACCCGGACATGCAGATCGCCGTCGGCGGCTGCCTCGCGCAGAAGGACCGGGACACGATCACCCGCAAGGCGCCGTGGGTCGACGTCGTGTTCGGCACCCACAACGTGCACGCGCTGCCGACGCTGCTGGAGCGCGCCCGGCACAACGAGACCGCCCAGGTCGAGATCGCCGAGGCGCTCGAGGTGTTCCCCTCGACGCTGCCGGCCCGCCGCGAGTCGGCCTACGCCGGCTGGGTGTCGATCTCGGTGGGGTGCAACAACACGTGCACGTTCTGCATCGTGCCCTCGCTGCGCGGCAAGGAGCGCGACCGGCGGCCCGGTGACGTGCTCGCCGAGGTGGAGGCGCTCGCCGCGGACGGCGTGCTCGAGGTGACCCTGCTCGGGCAGAACGTCAACGCCTACGGCTCCGATTTCGGCGACCGGGAGGCGTTCTCGAAGCTGCTGCGGGCCTGCGGGGACGTGCCGGGCCTGGAACGGGTGCGGTTCACCTCGCCGCACCCGCGGGACTTCACCTCCGACGTGATCGCCGCGATGGCCGGGACGCCGAACGTCTGCCCGCAGCTGCACATGCCGCTGCAGTCCGGCTCGGACGACGTGCTGCGCCGGATGCGCCGCTCCTACCGGTCGTCGCGCTTCCTGCGGATCCTCGCCGACGTGCGTGCGGCCATCCCGCACGCGGCCATCTCGACCGACATCATCGTCGGTTTCCCCGGGGAGACCGAGGAGGACTTCCAGGCCACACTGGACGTGGTCGCCGAGTCCCGGTTCGCGCAGGCGTTCACCTTCCAGTACTCGCCGCGCCCCGGAACCCCGGCCGCCGAGATGGACGGCCAGCTGCCCAAGCAGGTCGTCCAGGAGCGCTACGAGCGGCTGGTCGCGCTGCAGGAGGAGATCTCCTGGGCGGAGAACCGCAAGCAGGAGGGCACCGAGGTCGAGCTGCTGGTGTCGACCGGTGAGGGACGCAAGGACGACGCCACCCGGCGGCTCACCGGCCGCGCCCGGGACGGCCGCCTGGTGCACTTCGCCCCGGGCGGCACCGGCGGGATCCGGCCGGGCGATCTGGTGACCGTCCGGATCGACTACGGCGCGCCGCACCACCTCGTCGCCGACGGCGGGGTGCTCACCCACCGCCGCACCCGGGCCGGGGACGCGGCCGAGGCGGGCGACCGGCCCACCGGCGCCCCCACGACGCTCGGGCTGCCCGCGTTCGGCAAGCCGGCCGCCGCGCCGGAGCCGGTCTCGCCGTGCGCCGTCCCGGGAGGTGCCCGGTGA
- a CDS encoding response regulator transcription factor → MHILLIEDDDRVAAALRPALHRHGITTTRLDHGRGVVDHLDGVDVVLLDLGLPDADGLDVCRDIRAVSEVPVLIVTARGEVHDRIAGLHTGADDYLVKPYDIGELVARVHAVQRRRKVRADGTATPAGAAPVTVGDVRVDPERHEVTVAGEEVVLTRKEFQVLALLARADGAVCTRAQIVAEVWGRGWAGANRTLDVHVATLRTKLGRPELIRTVRGVGYRFAVTED, encoded by the coding sequence GTGCACATCCTGCTGATCGAGGACGACGACCGCGTCGCGGCCGCGCTGCGTCCCGCGTTGCACCGGCACGGCATCACCACGACCCGCCTCGACCACGGCCGCGGCGTCGTCGACCACCTCGACGGCGTCGACGTCGTCCTGCTGGACCTCGGGCTGCCGGACGCCGACGGCCTCGACGTCTGCCGGGACATCCGGGCGGTCAGCGAGGTCCCGGTGCTCATCGTGACCGCGCGCGGCGAGGTCCACGACCGGATCGCGGGCCTGCACACCGGGGCCGACGACTACCTGGTCAAGCCCTACGACATCGGGGAGCTGGTCGCCCGGGTGCACGCGGTGCAGCGCCGCCGCAAGGTCCGCGCCGACGGCACGGCCACGCCGGCCGGGGCGGCGCCGGTGACCGTCGGGGACGTGCGCGTCGACCCGGAACGGCACGAGGTGACGGTGGCCGGCGAGGAGGTCGTCCTCACCCGCAAGGAGTTCCAGGTGCTCGCGCTGCTCGCCCGGGCCGACGGTGCGGTCTGCACCCGCGCGCAGATCGTCGCCGAGGTGTGGGGGCGCGGCTGGGCCGGGGCGAACCGGACCCTGGACGTGCACGTCGCGACGTTGCGCACGAAGCTCGGCCGGCCCGAGCTGATCCGGACCGTCCGGGGCGTCGGCTACCGGTTCGCCGTTACCGAGGACTAG
- a CDS encoding amino acid ABC transporter ATP-binding protein has product MIRMSGVQKHFGDLHVLRDIDLEVARGEVVVVLGPSGSGKSTLCRTINRLEPIDTGTIEVDGVPLPAEGKALAALRADVGMVFQSFNLFAHKTILENVTLAPLKVRGLGKAEAEKEAMQLLERVGIANQRDKYPAQLSGGQQQRAAIARALAMRPKVMLFDEPTSALDPEMVNEVLDTMTALAREGMTMLVITHEMGFARKAAHRVVFMSDGEIVEDSTPDDFFTNPRSDRAKDFLGKILSH; this is encoded by the coding sequence ATGATCCGGATGAGCGGGGTGCAGAAGCACTTCGGGGACCTCCACGTCCTGCGCGACATCGACCTCGAGGTCGCCCGCGGCGAGGTCGTGGTCGTGCTCGGCCCCTCCGGGTCCGGCAAGTCCACACTCTGCCGGACGATCAACCGCCTGGAGCCGATCGACACCGGCACGATCGAGGTCGACGGCGTGCCGCTGCCGGCCGAGGGCAAGGCGCTGGCCGCGCTCCGGGCGGACGTCGGCATGGTGTTCCAGTCGTTCAACCTCTTCGCCCACAAGACGATCCTCGAGAACGTCACGCTCGCCCCGCTGAAGGTCCGCGGGCTCGGCAAGGCCGAGGCCGAGAAGGAGGCCATGCAGCTGCTGGAGCGGGTCGGCATCGCCAACCAGCGCGACAAGTACCCGGCGCAGCTCTCCGGCGGCCAGCAGCAGCGCGCGGCGATCGCCCGCGCGCTGGCGATGCGGCCGAAGGTCATGCTGTTCGACGAGCCGACCTCCGCGCTGGACCCGGAGATGGTCAACGAGGTGCTCGACACGATGACGGCGCTGGCCCGCGAAGGCATGACGATGCTGGTCATCACCCACGAGATGGGCTTCGCCCGCAAGGCCGCGCACCGGGTGGTGTTCATGAGCGACGGCGAGATCGTCGAGGACTCCACCCCGGACGACTTCTTCACCAACCCGCGCAGCGACCGGGCCAAGGACTTCCTCGGCAAGATCCTCTCCCATTGA
- a CDS encoding amino acid ABC transporter permease, producing MSSVLYDVPGPVAVRRYRTLGVVGTAACLGILAFVVWRFYQAGQFEPRLWEWITYVRIQYLLLDALWATVSAFGVAAVLSLLFGAVFATGRLSEHRWLSVPSTTIVEFFRAVPLLVLIFILYYGLSQGVGIEIDPFWAVVLGLMLYNGSVLAEVFRAGINAVARGQREAAYALGMRKTQVMTNVLLPQAFRSMLPTILSQLVVVLKDTALGFIILYPELLYQARFLGSQNQLGAPILPVALVIAVIYIGLCLILTGISRLVEMRLTRTPKAAKPAGAPAAPVS from the coding sequence ATGAGCTCGGTCCTCTACGACGTCCCCGGCCCCGTCGCGGTCCGGCGCTACCGGACCCTCGGCGTCGTCGGCACGGCCGCCTGCCTCGGGATCCTCGCGTTCGTGGTCTGGCGCTTCTACCAGGCGGGCCAGTTCGAGCCCCGTCTGTGGGAGTGGATCACCTACGTCCGCATCCAGTACCTGCTGCTGGACGCACTGTGGGCCACCGTCAGCGCGTTCGGGGTCGCGGCGGTGTTGTCGCTGCTGTTCGGTGCCGTGTTCGCGACCGGCCGGCTCTCGGAGCACCGCTGGCTCAGCGTGCCGTCGACGACGATCGTCGAGTTCTTCCGCGCCGTCCCGCTGCTGGTCCTGATCTTCATCCTGTACTACGGCCTGTCCCAGGGCGTCGGGATCGAGATCGACCCGTTCTGGGCGGTGGTGCTCGGCCTGATGCTCTACAACGGCTCGGTGCTCGCCGAGGTCTTCCGCGCCGGGATCAACGCCGTCGCCCGGGGCCAGCGCGAGGCCGCGTACGCGCTGGGGATGCGCAAGACCCAGGTGATGACGAACGTGCTGCTGCCGCAGGCGTTCCGGTCGATGCTGCCGACGATCCTGTCCCAGCTCGTCGTGGTGCTGAAGGACACCGCGCTCGGGTTCATCATCCTGTACCCGGAGCTGCTCTACCAGGCCCGCTTCCTGGGCAGCCAGAACCAGCTGGGTGCGCCGATCCTGCCTGTGGCGCTGGTCATCGCCGTGATCTACATCGGGCTGTGCCTGATCCTCACCGGGATCTCGCGGCTGGTGGAGATGCGGCTGACCCGGACCCCGAAGGCGGCGAAGCCCGCCGGTGCGCCCGCCGCGCCGGTGTCCTGA
- a CDS encoding HAMP domain-containing sensor histidine kinase, whose product MRSRLLLVFLVLVGLLAAGLGVPLALTDAQRSQEEVFTDRLTDTISFASAAQRPLIESPDGRAASTAFTAEITRYDEVYDVAVAVFDRSGALVVASRPPERLPELAGEPADRLRVALAGRRSETYPLLMPWDEQPIAIAEPVLVDGEVVGAVMTVSPTEALRAAELRTWSVIAGAALLALLAGTLVALPLTVWILRPVRRLDEAMGRVGTAVVAGGSPGPPIRRSGPPELRLLAGSFDRMTETVREALAAQRAFVADASHQLRNPLTALRLRLSNLDGHVERDAAEEHVAAMEEAERLSRVLDGLLALARAEKAAESSAGDAVTGLDAVVDDRLENWRPLAEHTGVELRRSGPRGLRARITPAGLETVLDAVLDNALKYTPPGRRVRVATLRIAGRVGVSVVDGGPGMPAEDRARATDRFWRAPGQSNVEGSGLGLAIAARTAAAAGGILALDPAPRQYGGLRVTLWLDPAPDQ is encoded by the coding sequence GTGCGGAGCCGGTTGCTGCTGGTCTTCCTGGTGCTCGTCGGCCTGCTGGCCGCCGGGCTGGGGGTGCCGCTGGCCCTCACCGACGCCCAGCGCAGCCAGGAGGAGGTCTTCACCGACCGGCTCACCGACACCATCTCGTTCGCGTCCGCCGCCCAGCGCCCGCTGATCGAGTCACCGGACGGCCGGGCCGCGTCGACCGCGTTCACCGCCGAGATCACCCGCTACGACGAGGTCTACGACGTGGCGGTCGCGGTCTTCGACCGCTCGGGGGCGCTGGTGGTCGCCTCCCGGCCGCCGGAACGCCTGCCCGAGCTCGCCGGGGAGCCCGCCGACCGGCTGCGGGTGGCGCTCGCGGGGCGCCGGTCGGAGACCTACCCGCTGCTGATGCCGTGGGACGAGCAGCCGATCGCGATCGCCGAGCCGGTGCTGGTCGACGGCGAGGTGGTCGGGGCCGTCATGACGGTCTCGCCGACCGAGGCCCTGCGCGCCGCGGAGCTGCGGACCTGGTCGGTCATCGCCGGCGCGGCGCTGCTGGCGCTGCTCGCCGGGACGCTGGTGGCGTTGCCGCTGACGGTGTGGATCCTGCGCCCGGTCCGCCGGCTCGACGAGGCAATGGGGCGGGTCGGCACCGCCGTCGTCGCGGGCGGGTCGCCCGGCCCGCCGATCCGCCGGAGCGGTCCGCCCGAGCTGCGGCTGCTCGCCGGGTCGTTCGACCGGATGACCGAGACGGTGCGCGAGGCCCTCGCCGCGCAGCGCGCCTTCGTCGCGGACGCCTCCCACCAGCTCCGCAACCCGCTCACCGCGTTGCGCCTGCGCCTGTCGAACCTGGACGGGCACGTGGAGCGGGACGCCGCCGAGGAGCACGTCGCGGCGATGGAGGAGGCCGAGCGGCTGTCCCGGGTGCTGGACGGCCTGCTCGCCCTGGCCCGCGCGGAGAAGGCCGCGGAGTCGTCGGCCGGGGACGCGGTCACCGGGCTCGACGCCGTCGTCGACGACCGGCTGGAGAACTGGCGGCCGCTGGCCGAGCACACCGGCGTCGAGCTGCGCCGCAGCGGCCCGCGGGGGCTGCGGGCCCGGATCACCCCGGCCGGGCTGGAGACCGTGCTCGACGCGGTGCTCGACAACGCGCTGAAGTACACGCCCCCGGGCAGGCGGGTCCGGGTCGCCACGCTGCGGATCGCCGGCCGGGTGGGGGTCAGCGTCGTCGACGGCGGCCCCGGGATGCCCGCGGAGGACCGGGCCCGGGCCACCGACCGGTTCTGGCGGGCGCCGGGGCAGTCCAACGTGGAGGGCAGCGGGCTGGGGCTGGCGATCGCCGCGCGCACCGCGGCGGCCGCCGGAGGGATCCTGGCGCTCGACCCGGCGCCGCGCCAGTACGGCGGCCTGCGCGTCACCCTGTGGCTCGACCCGGCGCCCGATCAGTAG
- a CDS encoding amino acid ABC transporter permease: MTVLLDNLDVYWQGLVGTIGLFVISAIGSLILGTLVAGLRVSPVPVLRGFGTLYVTVLRNTPLTLVLFFFAFAYPRLELVEFSFFTLACIGLTLYTAAFVCEVVRSGINTVQVGQSEAARALGFTFAQTLGQIVLPQAVRAVVPPLTNIQIALLKNTTIASGFAVFQLGNVYSVLSERGYNVMIGLLWVALVFVILVVPLTLLQRRLDAQWGVSR, encoded by the coding sequence GTGACCGTCCTGCTGGACAACCTCGACGTCTACTGGCAGGGACTCGTCGGCACCATCGGGTTGTTCGTGATCTCCGCGATCGGCTCGCTGATCCTCGGCACGCTCGTCGCGGGCCTTCGGGTCAGCCCGGTGCCCGTCCTGCGCGGCTTCGGCACCCTGTACGTGACGGTCCTGCGGAACACGCCGCTCACCCTGGTGCTGTTCTTCTTCGCCTTCGCCTACCCGCGGCTCGAGCTGGTCGAGTTCTCGTTCTTCACGCTCGCCTGCATCGGCCTGACGCTCTACACCGCCGCGTTCGTGTGCGAGGTCGTGCGGTCGGGCATCAACACCGTCCAGGTCGGCCAGTCCGAGGCCGCCCGCGCGCTCGGCTTCACGTTCGCCCAGACCCTCGGCCAGATCGTGCTGCCGCAGGCCGTCCGGGCGGTCGTCCCGCCCCTGACGAACATCCAGATCGCGCTGCTGAAGAACACCACGATCGCCTCCGGTTTCGCGGTGTTCCAGCTCGGAAACGTCTACAGCGTCCTGTCCGAGCGCGGCTACAACGTCATGATCGGGCTGCTCTGGGTCGCGCTGGTCTTCGTGATCCTGGTGGTACCGCTGACGCTGCTGCAGCGCCGGCTCGACGCGCAGTGGGGTGTGTCCCGATGA
- a CDS encoding prolyl oligopeptidase family serine peptidase yields the protein MTISGYGSWPTPVTSELVVAAAVRLGDVRPDGAPGTEGTGVIWAEGRAAEGGRIQLVRRSDDGTRTDLLPEGANARTAVHEYGGGAWWLHGGSPGVLWYVEWADQRLHRLECGAEPVALTPEPSVPRGDRYADGDVAPDGSWMVAVREHHPAEHAPAADVVNEIVRLDARVPSTPEVLVSGPDFVAAPRLSPDGAALAWLSWNHPSMPWDDVELTVRDLASGMDVVVAGGPGESVGEPQWQPDGSLTFLSDRTGWWNLYRWMPGQDIEPLVRIDAEIGVPGWALGGSRYAVLDDGRVVFARSSQGFDRLAVRELNGTIVELDTPFSVIGSVRADGPHAVVCVAGSPTAEPGVHRVVPAPASAGEPGAAGVQTLRPPRDLGLHPETISVPEPIQFLSTDAEGNPRTGYALYYPPLGAHEPPEGELPPLLVVIHGGPTGSAVPVLNVGVQYWTSRGFGVVDVDYAGSTGYGREYREQLKGAWGIVDVADCLAAARTLAETGRVDPDRMAIRGGSAGGFTTLAALAREDTPFSAGADHFGVADLAALAADTHKFESRYLDGLIGPYPEARDVYTERSPLTHVEKFSTPLIVLQGDEDAIVPPNQSEMIVDALRSRGVPVAYLLFRGEQHGFRRAESIRRALDAELAFYSRVFGFALPEEEGIEPVEIENL from the coding sequence GTGACGATCTCGGGGTACGGGTCGTGGCCGACACCGGTCACGTCCGAGCTGGTGGTGGCGGCCGCGGTGCGGCTCGGGGACGTCCGGCCGGACGGCGCACCGGGCACCGAGGGCACCGGGGTGATCTGGGCGGAGGGCCGCGCGGCCGAGGGCGGGCGGATCCAGCTCGTCCGCCGGTCCGACGACGGCACCCGCACCGACCTGCTGCCCGAGGGAGCCAACGCGCGCACCGCCGTCCACGAGTACGGCGGCGGCGCCTGGTGGCTGCACGGCGGCAGCCCCGGCGTCCTCTGGTACGTCGAGTGGGCCGACCAGCGGCTCCACCGCCTGGAGTGCGGCGCCGAGCCGGTGGCGCTCACCCCGGAGCCGTCCGTGCCGCGGGGCGACCGCTACGCCGACGGCGACGTCGCCCCGGACGGGTCCTGGATGGTCGCGGTCCGCGAGCACCACCCGGCCGAGCACGCGCCCGCGGCCGACGTCGTCAACGAGATCGTCCGGCTCGACGCCCGCGTGCCGTCCACCCCCGAGGTGCTGGTCAGCGGCCCGGACTTCGTCGCGGCACCGCGGCTGTCCCCGGACGGCGCCGCGCTGGCCTGGCTGTCCTGGAACCACCCCTCGATGCCGTGGGACGACGTCGAGCTCACCGTCCGCGACCTGGCCTCCGGGATGGACGTCGTGGTCGCCGGCGGGCCGGGGGAGTCGGTCGGCGAGCCGCAGTGGCAGCCCGACGGGTCGCTCACGTTCCTGTCCGACCGCACCGGCTGGTGGAACCTGTACCGCTGGATGCCCGGCCAGGACATCGAGCCGCTGGTCCGCATCGACGCCGAGATCGGCGTGCCCGGGTGGGCGCTCGGCGGGTCCCGGTACGCCGTCCTCGACGACGGCCGGGTGGTGTTCGCGCGGTCGTCGCAGGGCTTCGACCGCCTCGCCGTCCGCGAGCTGAACGGGACGATCGTCGAGCTGGACACCCCGTTCTCGGTGATCGGATCGGTGCGCGCGGACGGGCCGCACGCCGTCGTCTGCGTCGCCGGGAGCCCGACCGCCGAGCCGGGCGTGCACCGGGTCGTCCCGGCCCCGGCGAGCGCGGGGGAGCCCGGCGCGGCCGGGGTGCAGACCCTGCGCCCGCCCCGCGACCTCGGCCTGCACCCGGAGACGATCTCGGTGCCGGAGCCGATCCAGTTCCTGTCCACCGACGCCGAGGGCAACCCGCGCACCGGCTACGCGCTGTACTACCCGCCGCTCGGCGCGCACGAGCCGCCCGAGGGCGAGCTGCCCCCGCTGCTGGTGGTGATCCACGGCGGGCCGACCGGGTCCGCGGTCCCGGTGCTGAACGTCGGCGTCCAGTACTGGACCAGCCGCGGGTTCGGTGTCGTCGACGTCGACTACGCCGGCTCCACCGGCTACGGGCGCGAGTACCGCGAGCAGCTCAAGGGCGCGTGGGGGATCGTCGACGTCGCCGACTGCCTGGCAGCGGCCCGCACGCTCGCCGAGACCGGGCGGGTCGACCCGGACCGGATGGCGATCCGCGGCGGCTCGGCGGGCGGGTTCACCACGCTCGCCGCGCTGGCCCGCGAGGACACCCCGTTCTCCGCGGGCGCCGACCACTTCGGCGTCGCCGACCTGGCGGCACTGGCCGCGGACACGCACAAGTTCGAGTCCCGCTACCTCGACGGGCTGATCGGGCCCTACCCGGAGGCCCGCGACGTCTACACCGAACGCTCGCCGCTGACCCACGTCGAGAAGTTCTCCACCCCGCTGATCGTGCTGCAGGGCGACGAGGACGCGATCGTCCCGCCCAACCAGTCCGAGATGATCGTGGATGCGCTGCGCTCGCGCGGCGTCCCCGTCGCCTACCTGCTGTTCCGCGGTGAGCAGCACGGGTTCCGGCGGGCCGAGAGCATCCGCCGGGCGCTCGACGCCGAGCTGGCGTTCTACTCCCGGGTCTTCGGGTTCGCCCTCCCCGAGGAGGAGGGCATCGAACCCGTGGAGATCGAGAACCTCTGA
- a CDS encoding TAXI family TRAP transporter solute-binding subunit, whose protein sequence is MTGPTHAPATVSRRALLRAGLAGAAFGATGCTGSAPPPRLVIAGGVRPGVYIALAKALAEIWQERLRLPAHPEVLTTAGSTQNMQLLTSGGATVAISQVDVAADIATGVTGPGAPLALARLYDDVTHLVVRRDSRFRTLDDLRGARVSIGPAGSGYQPIALRLLEVAGFGADGLGERAELGLGDAISGLRANRIDAFFWSGGVPTDGIRALAAELPIRLLDLGAVLDRMRERFPVYSVGTVPANTYGLPGPVSCLSVRNVLLVTAGMDDATAHALIDAAFDEQPRLARTSPAAVTIDSRSAIGTQPVPLHPGAIEFYRSTKGY, encoded by the coding sequence GTGACCGGCCCCACACACGCACCGGCGACGGTGTCCCGGCGCGCGCTGCTGCGCGCCGGTCTCGCCGGCGCCGCGTTCGGGGCCACCGGCTGCACCGGGTCGGCACCGCCGCCCCGGCTGGTGATCGCCGGCGGGGTACGGCCCGGCGTGTACATCGCGCTCGCCAAGGCCCTCGCCGAGATCTGGCAGGAACGGCTGCGGCTTCCGGCCCACCCGGAGGTCCTGACGACGGCCGGCAGCACGCAGAACATGCAGCTGCTGACCTCGGGCGGTGCGACCGTGGCGATCAGCCAGGTGGACGTGGCCGCGGACATCGCCACCGGCGTCACCGGGCCCGGGGCGCCGCTCGCGCTGGCCCGGCTCTACGACGACGTCACCCACCTCGTCGTCCGCCGCGACTCGCGGTTCCGCACCCTCGACGACCTGCGCGGGGCCCGGGTGTCGATCGGCCCGGCGGGCAGCGGCTACCAGCCGATCGCGCTGCGGCTGCTGGAGGTGGCCGGGTTCGGGGCGGACGGGCTCGGGGAGCGCGCCGAGCTCGGCCTCGGCGACGCCATCTCGGGCCTGCGCGCGAACCGGATCGACGCGTTCTTCTGGTCCGGCGGGGTCCCGACCGACGGCATCCGCGCGCTGGCGGCCGAGCTGCCCATCCGGCTGCTGGACCTCGGTGCCGTGCTGGACCGGATGCGGGAACGGTTCCCCGTCTACTCGGTGGGCACCGTCCCGGCGAACACCTACGGCCTGCCCGGCCCGGTGTCCTGCCTGTCGGTTCGCAACGTGCTGCTGGTGACCGCCGGGATGGACGACGCCACCGCGCACGCCCTGATCGACGCCGCGTTCGACGAGCAGCCCCGGCTGGCCCGGACCAGCCCGGCCGCGGTGACGATCGACTCGCGCTCGGCGATCGGGACCCAGCCGGTCCCGCTGCACCCGGGCGCGATCGAGTTCTACCGCTCGACGAAGGGCTACTGA